A stretch of Pseudomonas sp. 7SR1 DNA encodes these proteins:
- a CDS encoding DUF924 family protein: MAEPWQPLLDWWFGSAETPDEIAADKGKLWFGKGHDRQAQERFGDQVEQALAGGLTDWAQRPEGWLALVLLLDQLPRMIFRDTPKAFAGDLRAQALVAQGLAAGFERQLKPIQRVFIYLVLEHCEILAVQNEAVSRFIELVREQPEAERAVFEDNLDYAERHQKIIARFGRFPHRNAVLGRESTAEEMEFLNKPGSRF, encoded by the coding sequence ATGGCCGAGCCCTGGCAGCCGTTGCTCGATTGGTGGTTTGGTTCAGCCGAAACGCCGGACGAAATCGCGGCCGACAAGGGCAAGCTGTGGTTTGGCAAAGGCCATGATCGCCAGGCGCAAGAGCGCTTCGGCGATCAGGTCGAGCAGGCACTGGCCGGCGGATTGACCGACTGGGCGCAACGCCCGGAAGGTTGGCTGGCCCTGGTGCTACTGCTCGATCAGCTTCCGCGGATGATCTTTCGCGACACCCCCAAGGCTTTTGCCGGCGACCTGCGTGCCCAGGCGCTGGTGGCCCAAGGCCTGGCGGCGGGGTTCGAGCGCCAACTCAAGCCCATCCAGCGCGTATTCATCTACCTCGTACTGGAACACTGCGAAATCCTCGCGGTGCAGAACGAAGCCGTGTCGCGGTTTATCGAGCTGGTTCGAGAGCAGCCCGAGGCGGAGCGGGCAGTGTTTGAAGACAACCTGGATTATGCCGAGCGGCACCAGAAGATCATTGCGCGGTTTGGACGGTTTCCCCATCGCAATGCGGTGTTGGGGCGCGAGTCCACGGCTGAGGAAATGGAGTTTTTGAACAAGCCTGGGTCGCGATTTTAG
- a CDS encoding DUF3999 domain-containing protein has protein sequence MSRKLSRIGLGVVGLWATLSVVAQERPADFAHQVPLALSGEGPWYRLPLPLEVQLQARQTDLSDLRVFNAAGQAQAYALVRETAQSRENRTLTEVKWFPLYNAADDNERAPSVRVQSNANGTLVEVQPSSRLEAGEEELRGWLLDASAIKAPLQQLILDWTSERDGFQRFTIEASDDLQNWQSWGEGQVARLTFADERVEQHEVSLPGQSARYLRLLWESPSSAPVLTSAQLQSTRQENLPLPLAWSQPLAGSTAKAGEYTWQLPMGLDIEQVQVELSQANSLAPVILAGRRESSHPWQPLGSGLLYRLTQNGQDVVQDQLQLDGQTVQQLKLTVDERGGGLGDKAPALRFAVRPSQVVFLARGEGPFSLALGSATVKAANLPLTTLVPDYRPARLATLGTATVNGTVRAIPAAATATTPAPVETNWKKIGLWAVLLLSVLFLAAMAFSLLRKPPVKS, from the coding sequence TTGAGTCGCAAGTTGAGTCGGATCGGGCTGGGAGTGGTGGGGTTGTGGGCGACATTGTCGGTCGTGGCCCAGGAGAGGCCAGCGGACTTCGCCCACCAGGTGCCACTGGCCTTGAGCGGTGAGGGCCCTTGGTATCGTCTTCCGTTGCCCCTGGAGGTCCAGTTGCAGGCGCGCCAGACCGACCTGAGCGACCTGCGGGTATTCAACGCGGCCGGGCAGGCCCAGGCTTATGCCCTGGTTCGCGAAACCGCCCAGAGCCGGGAAAACCGGACCCTGACCGAGGTGAAGTGGTTTCCCCTGTACAACGCCGCCGATGACAACGAGCGTGCGCCCAGCGTGCGGGTGCAATCGAACGCCAATGGCACGCTGGTGGAAGTCCAGCCGTCCAGCCGCCTCGAAGCAGGGGAGGAGGAACTGCGCGGCTGGCTGTTGGACGCCAGCGCGATCAAGGCGCCCCTGCAGCAACTGATCCTGGACTGGACCAGTGAGCGCGACGGCTTCCAGCGGTTCACCATCGAGGCCAGCGACGATCTGCAGAACTGGCAATCATGGGGCGAAGGCCAAGTGGCACGATTGACCTTCGCCGATGAGCGGGTCGAGCAGCATGAGGTGAGCCTGCCGGGGCAATCGGCCCGTTACCTGCGATTGCTGTGGGAGTCGCCGTCATCGGCCCCGGTGCTGACCTCGGCGCAGTTGCAAAGCACCCGCCAGGAAAACCTGCCGCTGCCCTTGGCCTGGTCGCAACCGCTGGCCGGCAGCACTGCCAAGGCCGGTGAATATACCTGGCAGTTGCCCATGGGACTGGACATCGAACAAGTGCAGGTGGAACTGAGCCAGGCCAACAGCCTGGCGCCGGTGATCCTGGCCGGTCGGCGCGAGAGCAGCCATCCGTGGCAGCCGCTGGGCAGTGGCTTGCTGTATCGCCTGACCCAGAACGGCCAGGATGTGGTGCAGGACCAACTGCAGCTCGACGGCCAGACCGTTCAGCAATTGAAGCTGACAGTCGATGAGCGCGGCGGTGGCCTGGGCGACAAGGCACCGGCGTTGCGCTTTGCGGTGCGCCCCAGTCAGGTGGTGTTCCTGGCGCGTGGAGAAGGTCCCTTCAGTCTGGCGCTGGGCAGTGCCACCGTGAAGGCGGCCAACCTGCCCTTGACGACACTGGTGCCGGATTACCGTCCCGCGCGCCTGGCGACCCTGGGGACGGCAACGGTGAATGGCACGGTCCGCGCCATCCCCGCCGCTGCAACCGCGACCACCCCGGCCCCGGTCGAGACCAACTGGAAGAAGATCGGCCTGTGGGCGGTGTTGCTGCTCAGTGTATTGTTCCTCGCGGCGATGGCCTTCAGTCTGCTGCGCAAACCGCCGGTCAAGAGCTGA
- a CDS encoding type II toxin-antitoxin system RelE/ParE family toxin → MSLKVVILQSAETDLKELRVYLIERFSSQTWQNTYASLKAAIRHLATLPFAGSIPEEIERLNLGQYRQILSGMNRIIYEVRGQTIYIHIIADSRKSLPALLMKRLLRSDS, encoded by the coding sequence ATGAGCTTAAAGGTTGTCATCCTTCAATCGGCCGAAACAGATCTTAAAGAGCTCCGCGTTTATCTAATCGAGCGGTTTTCTTCTCAAACATGGCAAAACACCTATGCCAGTCTGAAAGCAGCGATCCGTCATCTAGCAACACTGCCTTTTGCGGGATCGATCCCGGAAGAAATTGAAAGGCTTAATCTCGGTCAATATCGACAGATCCTTTCAGGAATGAATAGGATCATTTATGAAGTGCGAGGCCAAACGATCTACATCCACATCATCGCCGATAGCCGCAAGAGCTTGCCCGCGTTGCTAATGAAACGCTTGCTTCGAAGCGACTCTTAG
- a CDS encoding class 1 fructose-bisphosphatase, whose protein sequence is MSRVTLSRYLIEQTRSNNTPADLRFLIEVVARACKEISHAVSKGALGGVLGSMGTENVQGEVQKKLDVLSNEILLEANEWGGHLAGMASEEMDNAYQIPGKYPKGAYLLVFDPLDGSSNIDINAPVGTIFSVLRCPNEYLSQNEALNEKAFLQPGTQQVAAGYAIYGPQTMLVLTLGDGVKGFTLDREMGSFVLTHEDITIPETTQEFAINMSNQRHWEAPVQRYVSELLAGEEGPLKKNYNMRWVAAMVADVHRILTRGGLFMYPRDSREPSKPGKLRLMYEANPMSFLVEQAGGASTDGHQRILDIQPEGLHQRVAVFLGSKEEVARATAYHKE, encoded by the coding sequence ATGTCCCGCGTTACCTTGAGTCGCTATTTGATTGAGCAGACCCGCAGCAACAACACCCCTGCCGATCTGCGCTTTTTGATCGAAGTGGTGGCGCGTGCGTGCAAGGAAATCAGCCACGCCGTATCCAAAGGCGCACTGGGTGGCGTCCTGGGCAGCATGGGCACCGAAAACGTGCAGGGCGAAGTGCAGAAGAAGCTCGACGTGCTGTCCAACGAAATCCTGCTCGAAGCCAACGAATGGGGTGGTCACCTGGCCGGCATGGCGTCCGAGGAAATGGACAATGCCTACCAGATCCCGGGCAAGTACCCCAAGGGTGCCTATCTGCTGGTGTTCGATCCACTGGACGGTTCGTCGAACATCGATATCAACGCGCCGGTCGGCACCATCTTCTCGGTACTGCGTTGCCCGAACGAATACCTGAGCCAGAACGAAGCCCTGAATGAAAAGGCTTTCCTGCAACCAGGCACCCAGCAAGTCGCCGCCGGCTATGCCATCTATGGCCCGCAGACCATGCTGGTGCTGACCCTGGGCGACGGCGTCAAGGGCTTCACCCTGGACCGCGAGATGGGCAGCTTCGTACTGACCCACGAAGACATCACCATTCCTGAAACCACCCAGGAATTCGCTATCAACATGTCCAACCAGCGGCACTGGGAAGCTCCCGTGCAGCGCTATGTCAGCGAGCTGCTGGCCGGCGAGGAAGGCCCGTTGAAGAAGAACTACAACATGCGCTGGGTCGCGGCCATGGTTGCCGACGTGCACCGTATCCTGACCCGTGGCGGCCTGTTCATGTACCCGCGCGACAGCCGCGAGCCCTCCAAGCCGGGCAAGCTGCGCCTGATGTATGAAGCCAACCCGATGTCGTTCCTGGTGGAACAGGCCGGCGGTGCTTCCACCGACGGTCACCAGCGCATCCTCGACATCCAGCCCGAAGGCCTTCACCAGCGCGTAGCAGTGTTCCTCGGCTCGAAGGAAGAAGTGGCGCGCGCCACGGCCTATCACAAGGAGTGA
- a CDS encoding type II toxin-antitoxin system Phd/YefM family antitoxin, with the protein MKLSSQIKPISYLKSHTAEIVKTITESREPLIITQNGEAKLVVMDVKSFEEQEDTMALLKLLAMGNREIEEGNFRDVEDVFTELDRADTQ; encoded by the coding sequence ATGAAGCTGTCATCCCAAATCAAACCCATCAGCTATTTGAAAAGCCACACGGCTGAAATCGTAAAGACCATCACAGAGAGTAGAGAGCCTTTGATCATCACCCAAAACGGTGAAGCCAAGCTCGTAGTCATGGATGTGAAAAGTTTCGAAGAACAAGAAGACACCATGGCGCTGTTGAAGCTATTGGCCATGGGCAACCGTGAAATTGAAGAAGGTAATTTTCGGGATGTTGAGGATGTCTTCACTGAGCTGGACAGGGCTGACACTCAATGA